Proteins found in one Scomber scombrus chromosome 15, fScoSco1.1, whole genome shotgun sequence genomic segment:
- the LOC133995484 gene encoding regulator of G-protein signaling 7-binding protein B-like, producing the protein MCSAPYGRKKRPRSAGSIFPISKGAQTEPERRESTEGAVDCSRMTVQEFNTLVALYREQVICVGEISADCPSLRAQMQHTRAKGCSMARAAHQDLAVMSVSGPEDGEIHPEICRLFIQLQCCLEMFITEMLKSMCLLGVLQLHRKRTDSEPKVDFRVDESSDIPILEDRSSSSIDFPHEQWLVGNDIENIERDMREMRNLLSKLRDTMPLPLKNQDDSSLLNLTPDPLIRQRKRRFPGLCCMVSG; encoded by the exons atgtgttctGCACCGTACGGGCGGAAAAAGCGCCCAAGATCCGCAGGGAGCATTTTTCCCATCAGTAAAGGGGCTCAGACGGAGCCGGAGCGCCGTGAGAGCACGGAGGGGGCCGTGGACTGCAGCAGGATG ACTGTCCAGGAATTCAACACGCTCGTAGCGCTGTACCGAGAGCAGGTGATCTGCGTCGGGGAGATCTCCGCCGACTGTCCGTCTCTGCGGGCTCAGATGCAGCACACGCGGGCCAAAGGATGCTCCATGGCCCGGGCTGCGCACCAGGACCTCGCTGTCATGTCTGTTTCAGG TCCAGAGGACGGAGAGATCCACCCTGAGATCTGTCGGCTCTTCATCCAGCTGCAGTGCTGCCTGGAGATGTTCATAACAGAGATGCTGAAATCCATGTGCCTGCTGGGGGTGCTGCAGCTTCACCGAAAAA GAACGGACTCTGAGCCGAAGGTGGACTTCAGGGTGGATGAAAGCTCGGATATTCCCATCCTGGAGGACCGATCCTCCTCTTCCATAGACTTCCCTCATGAGCAGTGGCTGGTGGGAAACGATATTGAAAACATAGAGAG AGATATGCGAGAGATGCGAAACCTACTCAGCAAACTCAGGGACACGATGCCTTTGCCACTGAAAAACCAAG ATGACAGCAGCTTGTTGAATCTGACTCCTGACCCGCTGatcagacagaggaagagacgCTTCCCTGGACTCTGCTGCATGGTGTCTGGCTGA